Proteins encoded by one window of Streptomyces clavuligerus:
- a CDS encoding class I SAM-dependent methyltransferase — translation MEGFPVTETAHGTDWRAWQESWDRQQEWYMPDREERFRVMLDMVEATVGPAPRVLDLACGTGSITDRLLRRFPDAVSTGVDLDPALLTIAEGTFAGDDRVTLVTADLTDPGWMKALPYAEYDAVLTATALHWMFAGPLTTLYGQLAGVVRDGGVFMNADHMIDRSTPRINAAERAHRHAGRDRAKESGALDWAEWWALAAKDPALAAPTARRFEIYGEHADGETPSAQWHAETLRLVGFAEARPVWSSPCDALVLALR, via the coding sequence ATGGAGGGCTTTCCGGTGACGGAGACAGCACACGGCACGGACTGGCGGGCCTGGCAGGAGAGCTGGGACCGGCAGCAGGAGTGGTACATGCCGGACCGCGAGGAGCGGTTCCGCGTGATGCTGGACATGGTCGAGGCCACCGTCGGCCCCGCGCCCCGGGTACTGGACCTCGCCTGCGGTACGGGAAGTATTACGGACCGGCTGCTGCGAAGGTTCCCCGACGCGGTCAGTACCGGGGTCGACCTCGACCCCGCGCTGCTCACCATCGCCGAGGGCACCTTCGCGGGGGACGACCGGGTCACCCTGGTCACCGCCGATCTCACCGACCCCGGCTGGATGAAGGCCCTCCCGTACGCCGAGTACGACGCCGTCCTTACCGCCACCGCGCTGCACTGGATGTTCGCGGGCCCCCTCACCACGCTGTACGGACAGCTCGCCGGGGTGGTCCGGGACGGCGGGGTCTTCATGAACGCCGACCATATGATCGACCGTTCCACTCCGCGGATCAACGCGGCCGAACGGGCCCACCGCCACGCCGGGCGGGACCGCGCCAAGGAGTCCGGCGCGCTCGACTGGGCCGAGTGGTGGGCGCTCGCCGCGAAGGACCCGGCCCTGGCCGCGCCCACGGCCCGGCGGTTCGAGATCTACGGGGAGCACGCGGACGGGGAGACCCCCTCGGCGCAGTGGCACGCGGAGACCCTGCGGCTGGTCGGCTTCGCCGAGGCCAGGCCGGTGTGGTCCTCGCCCTGCGACGCCCTGGTCCTCGCCCTGCGCTAG
- a CDS encoding CGNR zinc finger domain-containing protein — MELVYYSDYAVRLVNTEEPARNKDSLTSVEAVRELFGPSMQAARRATDADVTRFRSVRSRLRAVFTAADAGDESGAVDLLNSLLLEFPVSPQISGHDFRDEDGRPKWHMHLAEHPSNATAGYAAIASMGLAFHLTEYGVDRLGLCQAPPCRNAYLDTSTNRSRRYCSDRCATRANVAAYRARKRQEAGRGTAPGGTPGGTDRG, encoded by the coding sequence GTGGAACTGGTCTATTACTCGGACTATGCCGTGCGCCTCGTGAACACCGAGGAACCGGCACGCAACAAGGACTCCCTCACCTCCGTCGAGGCGGTGCGGGAGCTGTTCGGCCCCTCGATGCAGGCCGCCCGCCGGGCCACGGACGCGGACGTCACCCGGTTCCGCTCGGTCCGCAGCCGGCTGCGGGCCGTCTTCACGGCCGCCGACGCCGGGGACGAGAGCGGCGCCGTCGACCTGCTCAACTCGCTGCTGCTGGAGTTCCCCGTCAGCCCGCAGATCTCCGGGCACGACTTCCGGGACGAGGACGGGCGCCCCAAGTGGCACATGCATCTCGCGGAGCACCCGTCGAACGCCACCGCCGGATACGCGGCGATCGCCTCCATGGGGCTGGCCTTCCATCTGACGGAGTACGGGGTCGACCGGCTCGGCCTCTGCCAGGCCCCGCCCTGCCGCAACGCCTATCTGGACACCTCCACCAACCGCTCCCGGCGGTACTGCTCGGACCGCTGCGCCACCCGGGCCAATGTGGCGGCGTACCGGGCCCGCAAACGCCAGGAGGCGGGCCGGGGCACGGCACCGGGCGGGACACCGGGCGGAACGGACCGGGGCTGA
- the sodX gene encoding nickel-type superoxide dismutase maturation protease: MAEQGRETAAPFGVAEVTGPSMYPTLHHGDRLLVHYGARVRPGQVAVLRHPLQQDLLIVKRLAGRRDGGWWVLGDNPGAEGDSRLFGAVPPELLLGRVRGRYRPRDPGRRSPRALLAWLLSAVRPIL; this comes from the coding sequence ATGGCCGAGCAGGGGCGGGAGACCGCGGCGCCCTTCGGCGTCGCCGAGGTGACGGGCCCGTCGATGTATCCGACGCTGCACCACGGCGATCGGCTGCTGGTGCACTACGGGGCCCGGGTGCGCCCGGGACAGGTGGCGGTCCTGCGCCACCCGCTCCAGCAGGACCTGCTCATCGTCAAGCGGCTCGCGGGGCGGCGCGACGGCGGCTGGTGGGTGCTGGGCGACAACCCCGGTGCCGAGGGGGACAGCCGCCTCTTCGGCGCCGTCCCCCCGGAGCTGCTGCTCGGCCGGGTACGGGGGCGCTACCGGCCCCGCGACCCCGGGCGGCGTTCACCGCGGGCGCTGCTGGCCTGGCTGCTCTCGGCGGTCCGGCCGATCCTCTGA
- the sodN gene encoding superoxide dismutase, Ni encodes MLSRLFAPKVKVSAHCDLPCGVYDPAQARIEAESVKAVQEKFQANEDPHFRARATVIKEQRAELAKHHISVLWSDYFKPPHFAAFPELHVLVNDTLKALSAAKASTDPKTGEKALELIAEIDRIFWETKKG; translated from the coding sequence ATGCTTTCCCGACTGTTCGCCCCCAAGGTGAAGGTCAGCGCCCACTGCGACCTCCCCTGCGGCGTGTACGACCCGGCCCAGGCCCGTATCGAGGCCGAGTCGGTCAAGGCCGTCCAGGAGAAGTTCCAGGCCAACGAGGACCCGCACTTCCGCGCCCGCGCCACGGTCATCAAGGAGCAGCGCGCGGAGCTGGCCAAGCACCACATCTCGGTGCTGTGGAGCGACTACTTCAAGCCCCCGCACTTCGCGGCCTTCCCGGAGCTGCACGTTCTCGTCAACGACACGCTGAAGGCGCTGTCGGCGGCGAAGGCGTCCACGGACCCGAAGACGGGCGAGAAGGCGCTGGAGCTGATCGCCGAGATCGACCGGATCTTCTGGGAGACGAAGAAGGGCTGA
- a CDS encoding NUDIX hydrolase has protein sequence MRWTVHGERQIYGNHWVNLWLADVQQPDGLRFEHHVVKMRHLAVAAVVDRGRVLMMWRHRFITDTWGWELPMGLIEAGETPAQTAAREVEEETGWRPGPLRPLVYAQPANGITDSEHHVFRADGAHWTGPPTERNESDRIEWVPLDRIRTMVDRREIVSGGSLIGLLYLLLDDGTGAGSPAGPRA, from the coding sequence ATGCGCTGGACGGTCCACGGCGAGCGCCAGATCTACGGCAACCACTGGGTCAACCTCTGGCTGGCGGACGTCCAGCAGCCCGACGGCCTCCGTTTTGAGCACCATGTGGTGAAGATGCGGCACCTCGCGGTCGCCGCCGTGGTGGACCGGGGGCGGGTGCTGATGATGTGGCGGCACCGGTTCATCACCGACACCTGGGGGTGGGAGCTGCCGATGGGGCTGATCGAGGCGGGCGAGACCCCGGCGCAGACGGCCGCGCGGGAGGTCGAGGAGGAGACCGGGTGGCGGCCCGGCCCGCTGCGTCCGCTGGTGTACGCGCAGCCCGCGAACGGCATCACCGACTCCGAGCACCATGTCTTCCGCGCCGACGGCGCGCACTGGACCGGGCCCCCGACGGAACGGAACGAGTCCGACCGGATCGAGTGGGTACCGCTGGACCGCATCCGGACCATGGTCGACCGGCGGGAGATCGTCAGCGGCGGCAGTCTCATCGGGCTGCTGTATCTGCTGCTCGACGACGGCACGGGCGCCGGTTCACCGGCCGGGCCGCGGGCCTGA
- a CDS encoding LysR family transcriptional regulator — protein sequence MQLEVRHLRALCAIADTGSLHKAARQLGVSQPSLTTQLRRIEKALGAELFWRERSGCRPTPVGRAVLTRARPLVAGMTALVIEAKAAAARSDGPRLRIGSTASRALPGWLGRLRQRQTGADISLHMDVSANNLLRMVAGGQLDVAFVHEVEGCPLALPEGVAVRVLVEREPQFISLPRDHPAAPAPVVELAELAGDRWIVDPTVDGEWDGLRRVLSGAGISPSILHGDYHTAAALVAAGEGVCPCQPTSAPSEATVVRPLRGDPLAVRLLLCSPPGTGERYEGVFTDLRAAYRDVASSAVAYRQWLLRHGSPLLTTPAA from the coding sequence ATGCAGCTCGAAGTGAGGCATCTGCGCGCCCTGTGTGCCATCGCGGACACCGGCAGCCTGCACAAGGCGGCCCGCCAACTGGGCGTGAGCCAGCCCTCCCTGACGACTCAGCTCCGTCGGATCGAGAAAGCCCTGGGCGCGGAGCTGTTCTGGCGTGAGCGCTCCGGCTGCCGCCCCACCCCCGTGGGCCGTGCGGTGCTCACCCGGGCCCGCCCCCTCGTGGCCGGGATGACCGCGCTCGTGATCGAGGCCAAGGCCGCCGCCGCCCGCTCCGACGGCCCCCGGCTGCGGATCGGCTCCACCGCGAGCCGCGCCCTCCCGGGCTGGCTGGGCCGGCTGCGGCAGCGGCAGACCGGCGCCGACATCTCCCTGCACATGGACGTCTCGGCCAACAACCTGCTGCGGATGGTGGCCGGGGGCCAGCTCGACGTGGCCTTCGTCCACGAGGTGGAGGGCTGTCCGCTGGCGCTGCCCGAAGGGGTCGCCGTCCGTGTCCTGGTGGAGCGGGAGCCCCAGTTCATCTCCCTGCCGCGCGACCACCCCGCCGCGCCGGCCCCCGTCGTGGAACTGGCCGAGCTGGCCGGGGACCGCTGGATCGTCGACCCCACCGTGGACGGCGAGTGGGACGGGCTGCGCCGGGTGCTCTCCGGCGCCGGGATCTCCCCGTCCATCCTGCACGGCGACTACCACACGGCCGCGGCCCTGGTCGCCGCGGGCGAGGGGGTCTGCCCCTGCCAGCCGACCTCCGCCCCCAGCGAGGCGACGGTCGTCCGCCCGCTGCGCGGCGACCCGCTCGCGGTCCGGCTGCTGCTCTGCTCCCCGCCGGGGACGGGGGAGCGGTACGAGGGGGTGTTCACCGACCTCCGGGCCGCCTACCGGGACGTGGCGTCGAGCGCGGTGGCGTACCGGCAGTGGCTGCTGCGGCACGGGAGCCCGCTGCTGACCACTCCGGCGGCCTGA
- the snpA gene encoding snapalysin has protein sequence MRLSTTVLSAALGAALAASLGAVPASAATAPEPPTSAAPSYAAYEGSAEDRRATAAFFQAVVKSVAEKRAANPGERVVTVTYNATSAPTFRTQIARSTQIWNSSVTNVRLQEGPNASFRYFEGDDPRGSHANTDGHGRGYIFLDYQQNQLNDSTRITSHETGHVLGLPDNYRGPCSELMSGGGPGPWCTNAVPNAAERARVNALWVNGFTKALRQAR, from the coding sequence ATGCGTCTCTCCACCACCGTTCTCTCCGCCGCGCTCGGTGCCGCGCTCGCCGCGTCGCTCGGCGCGGTCCCCGCGTCCGCCGCCACCGCCCCGGAGCCCCCCACCTCCGCCGCCCCGTCCTACGCCGCCTACGAGGGGTCCGCGGAGGACCGCCGGGCGACCGCGGCGTTCTTCCAGGCGGTCGTCAAGTCCGTGGCCGAGAAGCGCGCCGCCAACCCGGGCGAGCGCGTCGTCACCGTCACCTACAACGCGACGAGCGCCCCCACCTTCCGCACCCAGATAGCCCGTTCCACCCAGATCTGGAACAGCTCGGTGACCAATGTCCGGCTCCAGGAGGGTCCGAACGCCAGCTTCCGCTACTTCGAGGGCGATGACCCCCGGGGCTCCCACGCGAACACCGACGGCCACGGCCGGGGCTATATCTTCCTCGACTACCAGCAGAACCAGCTGAACGACTCGACCCGGATCACCTCGCACGAGACCGGCCATGTGCTCGGCCTGCCGGACAACTACCGGGGCCCGTGCTCCGAGCTGATGTCCGGCGGCGGCCCCGGCCCCTGGTGCACCAACGCGGTGCCGAACGCCGCCGAGCGCGCCCGGGTGAACGCCCTGTGGGTCAACGGCTTCACGAAGGCGCTCCGGCAGGCCCGCTGA
- a CDS encoding DUF6304 family protein, with amino-acid sequence MSSESTEVWAGWYRDRRGAEAVTIAVRGQQLRMCIRGVEYEGARMAALEAVGAEGVLLSGCVLEWDIPLPVHTDGATERATLSCLLTLGELRSEGRLDRADLNLTLHYAGAAFESGVAGGDFDSALERIRGQLPHGVELGAPAAAGA; translated from the coding sequence ATGTCATCGGAGTCGACTGAAGTCTGGGCGGGCTGGTACCGCGACCGGAGGGGCGCGGAAGCGGTCACGATCGCGGTGCGCGGACAGCAATTGCGCATGTGTATCAGGGGTGTTGAGTACGAAGGGGCGCGCATGGCCGCCCTGGAGGCGGTGGGGGCGGAGGGCGTCCTGCTCTCCGGATGTGTACTGGAATGGGACATACCGTTGCCCGTGCATACGGACGGTGCCACCGAACGGGCCACGCTCAGCTGTCTGCTGACGCTCGGGGAGCTGCGGTCCGAGGGGCGGCTCGACCGGGCCGATCTCAATCTGACCCTGCACTACGCCGGGGCCGCCTTTGAATCCGGGGTGGCCGGGGGCGACTTCGACAGCGCGCTGGAGCGCATCCGCGGACAGCTTCCGCACGGGGTCGAACTGGGGGCGCCCGCCGCCGCCGGTGCCTGA
- a CDS encoding dihydrofolate reductase family protein, whose protein sequence is MRKLSYCVAVSIDGFIGGPDGDAVFFNRFVHGDFLDHLTGETPEILPTAARRHFGVDEAPNRRFDTIIQGRRSYDLALEAGITRPYAHLRELVASRSLTGSPDPRVEIVSGDLVARVAELKREDGLGIYLCGGANLAGQLRDEVDELVLKTYPVVLGSGMPMFDSGFQVDDFALDSLRAFDNGVVVRTYRRER, encoded by the coding sequence TTGCGCAAGCTCAGCTACTGTGTCGCGGTGTCCATCGACGGCTTCATCGGAGGCCCCGACGGTGACGCCGTCTTCTTCAACCGCTTTGTCCACGGCGACTTCCTCGACCACCTCACGGGCGAGACCCCCGAGATCCTGCCGACCGCGGCCCGGCGGCACTTCGGCGTCGACGAGGCGCCCAACCGCCGCTTCGACACGATCATCCAGGGCCGCCGCAGCTACGACCTGGCCCTGGAGGCGGGCATCACCAGGCCCTACGCCCATCTGCGGGAGCTGGTCGCCTCCCGGAGTCTCACCGGGTCCCCCGATCCGCGGGTCGAGATCGTCTCCGGGGACCTCGTGGCCCGGGTCGCGGAGCTGAAGCGCGAGGACGGCCTCGGTATCTACCTCTGCGGCGGGGCGAACCTCGCGGGGCAGCTCAGGGACGAGGTGGACGAACTGGTGCTCAAGACATACCCCGTGGTCCTCGGGTCCGGGATGCCCATGTTCGACAGCGGATTCCAGGTCGACGACTTCGCGCTGGACTCGCTGCGCGCCTTCGACAACGGCGTGGTCGTCCGCACCTACCGCCGGGAGCGCTGA